The Virgibacillus sp. MSP4-1 genome has a segment encoding these proteins:
- a CDS encoding 3-hydroxyacyl-CoA dehydrogenase NAD-binding domain-containing protein: MNQSAVIGAGVMGKGIAYAFAISGYEVYVNDVKEEALEKAKSDIESLLKKSCDKGFLTSEVYQTALENLHFETDLTKAAENADVVVEAVLEKIGLKISIFQQLDEICKPEAILATNTSTMSPTEIGAQTSRPDKVVAMHFFNPVHKMKLIEVIRGLDTSDETVNQVRTIANQLQKEMVEVNEFPGFVTSRMNGLIGNEAMNLFMEGVASAEDIDKAMKLGLNHPMGPLELADLVGLDSRLRNMEYLHQTLGEKYRPSPILTKYVKAGRLGKKSGKGFYNYS; encoded by the coding sequence ATGAATCAGTCCGCTGTTATTGGTGCAGGAGTGATGGGAAAGGGGATTGCTTATGCATTTGCCATTTCCGGATATGAGGTTTATGTGAATGATGTTAAAGAAGAAGCTCTTGAAAAAGCTAAGAGTGACATTGAGTCTCTGCTTAAAAAGAGCTGTGATAAAGGATTTTTAACAAGTGAAGTTTATCAAACGGCGCTTGAGAATCTGCATTTTGAAACCGATCTGACAAAGGCGGCCGAAAACGCTGATGTCGTTGTAGAGGCTGTCCTTGAAAAAATAGGTTTAAAGATTTCTATTTTTCAGCAGCTTGATGAAATCTGTAAGCCGGAAGCGATTCTTGCCACGAATACCTCAACGATGAGTCCGACTGAGATTGGGGCACAAACCTCCCGTCCGGATAAAGTTGTGGCGATGCATTTTTTCAATCCTGTACACAAAATGAAATTGATTGAAGTGATACGTGGTCTGGATACATCAGATGAGACGGTGAATCAGGTCAGAACGATTGCCAATCAGCTTCAAAAAGAGATGGTTGAAGTGAATGAATTCCCTGGATTTGTGACCTCCCGGATGAATGGTTTGATCGGGAATGAAGCCATGAATCTGTTTATGGAGGGGGTTGCAAGTGCAGAGGATATAGATAAAGCGATGAAACTAGGGTTAAATCACCCAATGGGTCCGCTTGAACTGGCGGATTTAGTAGGCCTGGATTCCCGTCTTCGCAATATGGAATATCTCCATCAGACATTGGGTGAAAAATACCGTCCATCACCCATTCTAACCAAATATGTGAAGGCAGGTCGGCTTGGGAAAAAATCAGGGAAAGGGTTTTATAACTATTCTTAA